In a single window of the Gossypium hirsutum isolate 1008001.06 chromosome D02, Gossypium_hirsutum_v2.1, whole genome shotgun sequence genome:
- the LOC121214622 gene encoding uncharacterized protein: MGKGNKEGTSKQFRWTKPMEHVFLEILAEEAQKGNKPSNTFKAVSINRVVEAISERFKVQCDAKHVENHLRTVKNQWQIICKIRGESGFGWDDNMKMITCDRATYDAAVMAHKQYEPFFNKSIDHYDEMDLVVGKDMATGSFAKIFADIDLDDGNQDSVLVDCDNEEAEEVRTNVSSSGTSKRKRKIVQESVVDEQIKFVSEQLGKIASALEQFTADKTPQLYEQVMSMEEEGFDDDFLCSVFDYLMSHESEAKAFLVKSKKHKKIWLQKFSQG, translated from the exons atgggtaagggcaacaaagaagggacctccaagcaatttaggtggacaaaaccgatggaacatgtttttcttgaaattctagcagaggaggcccagaaaggaaataagccttctaatactttcaaagcagtttctattaatcgagttgtCGAAGCTATTTCTGAAAGATTCAAAGTCCAATGTGATGCGaagcatgtggaaaatcatttgaggactgtaAAAAATCAGTGGcaaattatatgcaaaattcgaggtgaaagtggttttggatgggatgataacatgaaaatgatcacatgtgatagagcgacatatgatgcagcagtgatg gcacacaagcagtatgaaccattttttaataaaagcattgatcattatgatgaaatggatttggttgttggcaaagatatggcaacGGGGAGTTTTGCCAAAATatttgctgacatagatttggatgatggtaacCAAGATTCAGTGCTTGTAGACTGCGACAATGAAGAGGctgaagaggtaagaacaaatgtatcttcatctggcacatccaaacgtaaaagaaaaattgttcaagaaagtgtcgttgatgaacaaattaaatttgtgagtgaacaacttggcaaaattgctagtgctttggaacaatttactGCGGATAAGACACCACAGCTTTATGAAcaagtgatgtcgatggaggaagaaggatttgatgatgacttcttgtgttctgtgtttgattatctAATGAGTCATGAATCCGAGGccaaagcttttttagttaaaagtaagaagcataaaaaaatttggcttcaaaaattttctcaaggttga